Proteins found in one Sphingomonas sp. SORGH_AS_0879 genomic segment:
- a CDS encoding sorbosone dehydrogenase family protein, giving the protein MNRRTARRAMGAAVMTAMAAAAQAQDGRMPDKAPGADRPVLGQTERDAPFATESAMVYPRTIGWPEGRTPVAPRGWRVTKFAGGLDHPRQALILPNGDVIVAEARTALKPDLEPEQARARHMARGYGYSANRLTLLRDADGDGVAEQCHVLREGLNQPFGMQYANGRLYVANTDAVLRFPYQPGQTQLTGAPRTVVSLPAGGYNNHWTRNLLLSPDGRTLYVSVGSASNVAENGMDEEKRRAAILAIDLSSGRERLYASGLRNPVGMDWAPGSGTLWTAVNERDHFGDDISPDYLVGVKEGGFYGWPYSYYGKQDPRHANNRRDLLATTLMPDVAVGAHAAALGLAFAKNTPADAQYAYVARHGSWNRSTLNGYDVLVVPFAQGRPTAAPQPFLTGFVADAKKREVFGRPVSVQTRSDGALYVVDDAGDTVWLVRRAG; this is encoded by the coding sequence ATGAATCGACGCACGGCGCGTCGCGCGATGGGCGCGGCGGTCATGACGGCCATGGCGGCTGCGGCCCAAGCGCAGGATGGTCGGATGCCCGACAAGGCTCCCGGCGCGGATCGGCCCGTGCTGGGCCAGACCGAGCGGGACGCGCCGTTCGCGACCGAGTCCGCGATGGTCTACCCCAGGACGATCGGCTGGCCGGAGGGGCGGACCCCCGTCGCGCCGCGCGGCTGGCGCGTCACCAAATTCGCGGGCGGGCTCGACCATCCGCGCCAGGCGCTGATCCTGCCCAATGGCGACGTGATCGTGGCGGAGGCGCGCACCGCCCTGAAGCCCGACCTCGAACCCGAACAGGCGCGGGCGCGGCATATGGCGCGCGGCTATGGCTATTCCGCCAACCGGCTGACCCTGCTTCGCGATGCGGACGGCGACGGCGTGGCGGAGCAGTGCCATGTCCTGCGCGAGGGGCTGAACCAGCCCTTCGGGATGCAATATGCGAACGGGCGGCTCTATGTCGCCAACACCGATGCGGTACTGAGGTTTCCCTATCAGCCGGGGCAGACGCAACTGACCGGCGCGCCGCGCACCGTGGTCTCGCTTCCGGCGGGCGGGTATAACAATCACTGGACGCGCAACCTGCTGCTCTCGCCAGACGGACGCACGCTGTATGTCTCGGTCGGCTCCGCCTCCAACGTCGCCGAGAACGGTATGGACGAGGAAAAGCGCCGCGCCGCCATCCTCGCCATCGACCTGTCGAGCGGGCGGGAGCGGCTTTACGCCTCGGGCCTGCGCAATCCGGTGGGGATGGACTGGGCACCGGGGTCGGGAACGCTGTGGACGGCGGTCAACGAGCGCGACCATTTCGGCGATGATATCTCGCCAGACTATCTGGTCGGCGTTAAGGAGGGCGGCTTTTATGGCTGGCCCTATAGCTATTACGGCAAGCAGGATCCGCGTCATGCCAACAACCGGCGCGATTTGTTGGCGACGACCCTGATGCCGGATGTGGCGGTCGGTGCCCATGCCGCCGCGCTCGGCCTCGCCTTCGCCAAGAACACGCCGGCGGACGCGCAATATGCCTATGTCGCGCGGCATGGGTCGTGGAATCGATCGACGCTGAACGGCTATGACGTGCTGGTCGTCCCCTTCGCGCAGGGCCGCCCGACCGCCGCGCCGCAGCCCTTCCTGACCGGCTTCGTCGCCGACGCCAAAAAGCGGGAGGTGTTCGGTCGTCCGGTCAGCGTCCAGACGCGCTCCGACGGTGCGCTCTATGTCGTCGATGATGCCGGGGATACGGTCTGGCTGGTCCGACGCGCCGGATGA
- a CDS encoding HAD-IIB family hydrolase — protein sequence MFILHLALGGCLKSPPVHYGITADTGGHIAYILDAAMAQADHIDTDHVSIVTRLFEDVALDREHGLASERISPKLTIDRIATGDHRYLEKEALANDLAAFTEAFCAHLEGLPRLPDVIHAHFSDAAAVAAEARRRFAIPFIYTPHALGIDKRKHQGNSPALDGRIAAERSAIAGADAIIVSTRDEAERQVHAYAAPVTGRIHCIPPGVPSRDASPISRPSLSERLDTMLADPAKPIVLAIARPVAKKNLGALARAYAASPALRDAANLVILAGQHEGPGSPEERAVLAELQALAQSPALHGCFALPPEHDGHDVAALYDRAAKGGIFVNAALHEPFGLTLIEAAAAGVPVVATRHGGPSEIVGALDHGLLVEPSDESAIAEACLTILSDPQCHARMSEAGRSGAARYDWRRYAADSINLYARLPRAPGLLASDIDHTLTGCPAGAYGFAEWRRASGLPFVVATGRSFAMARAILSQWGLPEPDAFITDVGTRIMLKSQRGWQECPAFSARLNHGWDRKAVVAALKPLRLRPQPRDTAGPHKLSFFGTAEDAMRVRATLAERGIAAKTVFSHGRLIDVLAPMGGKAAAVAAYARRLNLPLGACIAAGDSGNDVDMLEACGHAIVVGNASDELAGLPPREGLMRVAGHHARGVLEGLERLGLADPRPAAIPVRSAIRASAA from the coding sequence TTGTTCATCCTGCATCTGGCACTTGGCGGCTGCCTGAAATCGCCGCCTGTCCATTATGGCATCACCGCCGACACGGGCGGCCATATCGCCTATATTCTCGATGCAGCGATGGCGCAGGCGGATCATATTGATACGGATCACGTCTCGATCGTCACCCGGCTGTTCGAGGATGTGGCGCTGGACCGCGAACATGGTCTGGCCAGCGAGCGGATTTCGCCCAAGCTGACCATCGATCGGATCGCGACGGGCGATCACCGCTATCTCGAAAAGGAAGCGCTGGCCAACGACCTGGCGGCCTTTACCGAGGCGTTCTGCGCGCATCTGGAAGGCTTGCCGCGCCTGCCCGACGTGATCCACGCGCATTTCTCCGACGCCGCCGCCGTCGCGGCCGAGGCACGGCGCCGCTTCGCCATCCCCTTCATCTACACCCCCCATGCGCTGGGCATCGACAAGCGCAAGCATCAGGGCAACAGCCCCGCATTGGACGGACGGATCGCCGCCGAGCGCAGCGCCATCGCCGGGGCCGATGCGATCATCGTCTCCACCCGCGACGAGGCGGAGCGGCAGGTCCATGCCTATGCCGCGCCGGTCACGGGCCGCATCCACTGCATCCCGCCCGGCGTCCCCAGCCGCGACGCCAGTCCGATCAGCCGCCCCTCGCTGTCCGAACGGCTAGACACCATGCTGGCCGACCCCGCCAAGCCGATCGTGCTGGCGATTGCCAGGCCCGTCGCCAAGAAGAACCTCGGCGCGCTCGCCCGCGCCTATGCCGCCTCGCCAGCGCTTCGGGACGCGGCCAATCTGGTCATTCTGGCCGGACAGCATGAGGGCCCCGGATCGCCCGAGGAACGCGCGGTGCTGGCCGAACTTCAGGCGCTGGCGCAAAGCCCCGCGCTGCACGGCTGCTTCGCGCTGCCGCCCGAACATGACGGGCACGACGTCGCGGCGCTCTATGACCGGGCGGCAAAGGGCGGCATCTTCGTCAACGCGGCGCTGCACGAACCCTTCGGCCTGACGCTGATCGAGGCGGCGGCGGCGGGGGTGCCGGTGGTCGCGACTCGCCATGGCGGCCCCAGCGAGATCGTCGGGGCGCTGGACCATGGCCTGCTGGTCGAGCCGAGCGACGAAAGCGCCATTGCCGAGGCGTGCCTGACCATATTGTCCGATCCCCAATGCCATGCGCGGATGAGCGAGGCGGGGCGTTCGGGGGCGGCCCGCTATGACTGGCGGCGCTATGCCGCGGACTCGATCAACCTCTATGCTCGGCTGCCCCGCGCGCCGGGACTGCTGGCGAGCGATATCGATCATACGCTGACCGGCTGCCCGGCGGGGGCCTATGGGTTTGCCGAATGGCGGCGGGCGAGCGGCCTTCCCTTCGTCGTGGCGACGGGGCGCTCCTTCGCGATGGCGCGCGCGATCCTGTCGCAATGGGGCCTGCCCGAACCCGATGCCTTCATCACCGATGTCGGCACGCGCATCATGTTGAAGAGCCAGCGCGGCTGGCAGGAATGTCCAGCCTTCTCCGCCCGGTTGAATCACGGATGGGACCGCAAGGCGGTGGTCGCCGCCCTCAAGCCGCTGCGCCTGCGTCCCCAGCCGCGCGACACCGCCGGGCCGCACAAGCTGAGCTTCTTCGGCACGGCGGAGGATGCGATGCGGGTCCGCGCGACGCTGGCCGAACGGGGGATCGCCGCCAAGACCGTCTTCTCGCATGGTCGGCTGATCGACGTGCTCGCGCCGATGGGCGGCAAGGCGGCGGCGGTGGCGGCCTATGCCCGGCGGCTCAACCTGCCGCTGGGTGCATGCATCGCGGCAGGGGACAGCGGCAACGATGTCGACATGCTGGAGGCGTGCGGCCATGCCATCGTCGTCGGCAATGCCAGCGACGAACTCGCGGGACTGCCCCCGCGTGAGGGTTTGATGCGTGTCGCGGGCCATCATGCGCGCGGCGTGCTGGAGGGGCTGGAACGTCTGGGTCTGGCCGATCCCAGGCCCGCCGCGATCCCGGTGCGCAGCGCCATCCGGGCCAGCGCGGCATGA
- a CDS encoding FecR domain-containing protein, producing the protein MTREEQAIDWHIRQRDMSAAEWDAFATWLEDSPANARAYDAVAMADALLVAPPVQAEAEPVVEAANDNGGWGRWWLLGGVAAAVALVSGPVLLNNGPDMRVEQTRAGETRRIALNDGTRIDLAGGSRLRYDRNDTRVATLEAGQALFHVRHDPSAPFELHSGGVVIRDMGTVFDVRRTGRRLDVAVAEGSVALAPLGQEIALTAGQGIHLDEARHSLRRVTVDPSTIGGWRGGLLDFDGEPVGAIAVRLQSAYGMRIAVEGALADRNVTGVVRMTGDAGRDVPRFAKLIGAEWRQSGGDWILRASNEDR; encoded by the coding sequence GTGACGCGTGAAGAGCAGGCGATCGACTGGCACATCCGGCAGCGCGACATGAGCGCCGCCGAATGGGACGCCTTTGCGACGTGGCTGGAAGACAGCCCGGCCAATGCGCGCGCCTATGACGCGGTCGCCATGGCCGATGCTTTGCTGGTCGCGCCGCCCGTGCAGGCGGAAGCCGAGCCGGTGGTCGAAGCCGCCAACGACAATGGCGGATGGGGGCGCTGGTGGTTGCTCGGCGGCGTCGCGGCGGCGGTGGCGCTGGTCAGCGGGCCGGTGCTGTTGAATAACGGTCCCGACATGCGGGTCGAGCAGACCCGTGCGGGCGAGACCCGCCGGATCGCGCTCAATGACGGCACGCGGATCGACCTCGCGGGGGGATCGCGGCTTCGCTACGACCGCAACGACACGCGCGTCGCGACGCTGGAGGCGGGGCAGGCGCTGTTCCATGTCCGCCACGACCCGTCCGCGCCGTTCGAGCTTCATTCGGGCGGCGTCGTCATTCGCGATATGGGAACGGTGTTCGACGTACGGCGCACGGGGCGGCGACTGGACGTGGCGGTCGCGGAAGGATCGGTGGCGCTGGCCCCGCTGGGGCAGGAGATCGCGCTGACGGCGGGGCAGGGCATCCATCTGGACGAGGCACGGCACAGCCTTCGCCGAGTGACCGTCGATCCGTCGACCATCGGGGGGTGGCGCGGCGGGTTGCTCGATTTCGATGGCGAGCCGGTCGGGGCGATTGCTGTACGATTGCAATCGGCTTATGGCATGCGGATCGCGGTGGAGGGGGCTCTGGCCGATCGCAACGTCACGGGTGTCGTCCGCATGACGGGCGATGCCGGTCGGGACGTTCCTCGTTTCGCGAAGCTGATCGGAGCGGAGTGGCGCCAGAGCGGTGGGGACTGGATATTGCGGGCGTCGAACGAGGATCGCTGA
- a CDS encoding glycosyltransferase — protein MRIALLAHVRQPIRQPFLGGMEAHGWYLAEGLAARGHEVVLFASGDSDPRFTIDPVLPEHYEAVFPWAEHRGKPELIAHVDAGYAEACDRIARGGFDVVHNNSLHRFPLEPRRTAVTPTVTSLHVPPYDALHHFVRVSPAPSHRLTVTSASQLRAWWPEGAPPEASVLHNAIDPAAWPFVPIGNGEAVWCGRITPNKGTHKAIDAARIAGVPLTLFGAVEDPDYWAAEVEPRLGGGIRYGGHLDGTALAAELGRASVFLFTPCWDEPFGLVAIEAMACGLPVAAFDAGAAREVVGEAGCIAPAGDSTALGGAILAAIAIPRSVARRRVETHFARDLWLDRCEALYASVCAAGPSAIAA, from the coding sequence ATGAGGATCGCGCTGCTCGCGCATGTCCGCCAGCCGATCCGCCAGCCCTTTCTCGGCGGGATGGAGGCGCATGGCTGGTATCTGGCGGAGGGGCTGGCGGCGCGCGGGCATGAGGTGGTGCTGTTCGCCAGCGGCGACAGCGACCCGCGCTTCACCATCGATCCCGTACTGCCCGAACATTATGAGGCGGTGTTCCCCTGGGCCGAGCATCGCGGCAAGCCCGAACTGATCGCGCATGTCGATGCGGGCTATGCCGAGGCCTGCGACCGGATCGCGCGCGGCGGGTTCGACGTGGTGCACAATAACAGCCTGCACCGCTTTCCGCTGGAGCCGCGCCGCACCGCCGTGACGCCGACCGTCACCTCGCTGCACGTGCCGCCCTATGACGCGCTGCATCACTTCGTCCGGGTCAGCCCCGCGCCCAGCCACCGCCTGACCGTAACCTCCGCCAGCCAGCTTCGTGCCTGGTGGCCGGAGGGTGCGCCGCCCGAGGCGTCGGTGCTGCACAATGCCATCGACCCCGCCGCCTGGCCTTTCGTGCCGATCGGCAATGGCGAGGCGGTGTGGTGCGGGCGGATCACCCCGAACAAGGGGACTCATAAGGCGATCGACGCGGCGCGGATCGCAGGCGTCCCGCTGACCCTGTTCGGCGCGGTCGAGGACCCGGATTACTGGGCGGCGGAGGTCGAGCCCCGGCTGGGCGGTGGGATCCGCTATGGCGGGCATCTGGACGGCACGGCCCTGGCGGCGGAACTGGGGCGGGCATCGGTCTTCCTGTTCACGCCGTGCTGGGACGAGCCGTTCGGGCTGGTCGCGATCGAGGCGATGGCCTGTGGGCTGCCCGTCGCGGCGTTCGATGCGGGTGCGGCGCGCGAGGTCGTGGGCGAGGCCGGGTGCATCGCCCCGGCGGGCGACAGCACGGCGCTGGGCGGGGCGATCCTTGCCGCCATCGCCATCCCCCGCAGCGTCGCCCGTCGCCGGGTGGAGACGCATTTCGCCCGCGACCTGTGGCTGGACCGGTGCGAAGCGCTCTATGCCAGCGTCTGCGCCGCCGGGCCGAGCGCCATCGCCGCATGA
- a CDS encoding glycosyltransferase family 2 protein — protein MIDVSLLICTRDRRDSLAATLASIVRAAEQVRGTRLELIVVDNGSSDGTPAMVRYWATERGFTIRLLSEPRPGLSRARNMALAAARGRIIAMTDDDCVLHPDYFARLIRAFAAFSAPVVIGGRILLGDPADLPVTVKLEDHPMTADPNRFPGGFVMGANLAFTADVRSLVGRFDERFGAGAPFRAAEDTDFLFRAQAAGIPIRYDPGFVVDHYHGRRREDEAVALLAGYGFGDGALYAKHLWTDRRIGRLIREDVRNLRMRFVGPVPAIRHFHAFRLRHVLAGFAAYARAAITDRRPSAPRTSSA, from the coding sequence ATGATCGACGTCAGCCTGCTCATCTGCACCCGCGATCGGCGCGACAGCCTGGCCGCGACGCTGGCCTCGATCGTGCGGGCGGCGGAGCAGGTGCGCGGGACGCGGCTGGAGTTGATCGTCGTCGACAACGGATCGTCCGATGGTACGCCCGCCATGGTGCGCTACTGGGCGACCGAGCGCGGCTTCACCATCCGCCTGCTGTCCGAACCGCGCCCCGGCCTGTCGCGGGCCCGCAACATGGCGCTGGCGGCGGCGCGGGGGCGGATCATCGCGATGACCGATGACGATTGCGTGCTGCATCCCGATTACTTCGCCCGGCTGATCCGGGCCTTTGCCGCATTCTCCGCTCCCGTCGTGATCGGCGGGCGCATCCTGCTGGGCGATCCGGCGGACCTGCCCGTCACCGTCAAGCTGGAGGATCATCCGATGACGGCGGACCCGAACAGGTTTCCCGGCGGCTTCGTGATGGGGGCGAACCTGGCCTTCACCGCCGATGTGCGGAGCCTGGTCGGGCGGTTCGACGAACGCTTCGGGGCGGGTGCGCCCTTCCGTGCCGCCGAGGATACCGACTTCCTGTTCCGCGCACAGGCGGCGGGCATCCCCATCCGCTACGATCCCGGTTTCGTGGTCGACCATTATCATGGCCGCAGGCGTGAGGACGAAGCGGTCGCTTTGCTGGCGGGCTATGGCTTCGGCGACGGCGCGCTTTATGCCAAGCATCTGTGGACCGACCGCCGCATCGGACGGCTGATCCGCGAGGATGTTCGCAACCTGCGGATGCGCTTCGTCGGGCCGGTGCCCGCCATCCGCCACTTCCACGCCTTTCGCCTGCGCCATGTGCTGGCGGGCTTCGCCGCCTACGCCCGCGCCGCGATCACAGATCGACGCCCATCCGCACCCCGAACGTCCTCGGCCTGA
- a CDS encoding galactosyltransferase-related protein: MISPSSISVVTLAGGRPDHLRNVVLGLSRQTLLPVELIVAVIQDEGYDLPDAPFPIRQMMVSGPRLPLAQARNAAAKAAIGDKLVFLDMDCIPAPDLIAQYDRYLDEMDGLLMGEVLYLPGGATQGEWRYEDFAARAVRHSDRRGPPPEGIERCEDYRCFWSLNFAMRRATFLATGGFDERYSGYGGEDTDFGKLVDKAGVPIAWIKGGLAYHQYHPHHMPPVHHIDSVVRNAELFEEKWGYRTMGHWLHAFRLMGLIDDTPGRPIRILRRPDADDLSLTGQQSHQPYANTASVIRLLEERAASAQVAA; encoded by the coding sequence ATGATCTCGCCATCCAGCATCTCGGTGGTCACTCTTGCCGGGGGCCGCCCCGATCATCTCCGCAACGTGGTGCTGGGCCTGAGCCGTCAGACGCTGCTCCCGGTCGAACTGATCGTCGCGGTGATCCAGGACGAGGGTTATGACCTGCCCGACGCGCCCTTCCCGATCCGCCAGATGATGGTGTCGGGCCCGCGCCTGCCGCTGGCCCAGGCGCGCAACGCGGCGGCAAAGGCGGCGATCGGCGACAAGCTGGTCTTCCTCGACATGGACTGCATCCCCGCGCCCGACCTGATCGCCCAATATGACCGCTATCTGGACGAGATGGACGGGTTGCTGATGGGCGAGGTCCTGTACCTGCCCGGCGGCGCGACCCAGGGCGAATGGCGCTATGAAGACTTCGCGGCGCGCGCCGTCCGCCATTCCGACCGGCGCGGCCCCCCGCCGGAGGGGATCGAGCGGTGCGAGGATTATCGCTGCTTCTGGTCGCTCAATTTCGCGATGCGGCGGGCGACCTTCCTGGCGACGGGCGGCTTCGATGAACGCTATTCGGGCTATGGCGGCGAGGATACCGATTTCGGCAAGCTGGTCGACAAGGCGGGCGTGCCGATCGCCTGGATCAAGGGCGGCCTCGCCTATCACCAATACCACCCGCACCACATGCCCCCCGTCCATCATATCGACAGCGTGGTGCGCAATGCCGAACTGTTCGAGGAGAAATGGGGATACCGCACCATGGGCCATTGGCTGCACGCCTTTCGCCTGATGGGCCTGATCGACGACACGCCCGGTCGCCCGATTCGCATCCTGCGCCGCCCCGATGCCGATGACCTGAGCCTGACCGGCCAGCAGAGCCATCAGCCCTATGCCAACACCGCCAGCGTCATCCGCTTGCTGGAGGAGCGCGCCGCGAGCGCCCAGGTCGCGGCATGA
- a CDS encoding TonB-dependent receptor: MLVARPIRIAPTTLDMALRELARQGGITVITTDDRLRRVRTPALTTDIPPARALRLLLRGTGYRAVAIDGEGFRIVGAPRPPRPAPRPALPPPSGNAQDIIVTASKQGTELARYPGSVSVIGRGVTVPVGSVDLSDVAAQTPILQTTALGPGRNKLFIRGIADSSFNGATESTASLYLDEVQIAFAGPDPGLRLYDIGEVEIAEGPQGALHGSGAIGGIIRLTSNPVALDRDAGRLEWGGGLATHGSPSGDVAAVANKVLLPGTLGVRLVGYHAVDGGYIDNGRTGATDINRVLTSGLRGTLHWDVGDGWQAELGGGGQSIVARDAQYVMSEDVLVSRAAIAQPSWSDMAFGRLLLTKYWGDGLQFVSATGLVRGASFERFDASMLGAGLAYQLDGSKTLFTHESRLSRRLAGGGSWVVGINLVSDQSVMGRTLTARQGVRPVIGVTNLTRSGAIFGEATHPLSARLSLTLGGRVTAARVDGEPSIRPRSANYVRGRSTTRVDPTFGFSWVMAPAWSLFGRYQSGFRTGGLAVAAGVGRVANFESDSIHMVEFGVRRLRRGPTGLSASLSLSHARWTAIQADLLNRSGQPVTSNIGDARVDALEGWAEWVPQRDWHLTGAVFVTDNEVTGATAALSRAKNRRLPETPSVSARLGVARDFRVSPELILSARGEASFVGPSVLGVGDMFDVQQGGYGIGNLSLTARKGRYSLAATLDNILDERGNRFAYGNPFLLGRRNVSTPVRPRTFGVRMGVDL, encoded by the coding sequence GTGTTGGTCGCGCGGCCCATCCGTATCGCTCCCACGACGCTGGACATGGCTCTGCGCGAACTGGCGCGGCAGGGCGGGATCACCGTCATCACCACCGATGACCGATTGCGCCGGGTCCGCACCCCCGCACTGACCACCGACATTCCGCCAGCCCGCGCGCTGAGGCTGTTGCTGCGTGGCACCGGATACCGCGCGGTGGCGATCGATGGGGAGGGTTTCCGCATCGTCGGGGCACCCCGCCCGCCACGCCCGGCCCCCCGACCCGCGCTGCCCCCGCCGAGTGGCAATGCGCAGGACATCATCGTCACCGCCAGCAAGCAGGGCACCGAACTGGCCCGCTATCCGGGCAGCGTCTCGGTCATCGGGCGCGGCGTCACGGTGCCGGTCGGTTCGGTCGACCTCAGCGACGTGGCGGCACAGACCCCGATCCTTCAGACCACCGCGCTGGGACCGGGGCGCAACAAGCTGTTCATTCGCGGCATCGCCGACAGCAGCTTCAACGGCGCGACCGAGTCGACCGCCAGCCTGTATCTGGACGAGGTGCAGATCGCCTTTGCCGGTCCCGATCCCGGCTTGCGCCTCTATGATATCGGCGAGGTGGAGATCGCCGAGGGGCCGCAGGGGGCGCTGCACGGATCGGGGGCGATCGGGGGGATCATCCGGCTGACCTCCAATCCGGTGGCGCTCGACCGGGATGCCGGGCGGCTGGAATGGGGCGGCGGGCTGGCCACCCATGGGTCGCCGAGCGGCGACGTGGCGGCGGTGGCGAACAAGGTGCTGCTGCCCGGAACGCTGGGGGTGCGGCTGGTCGGCTATCATGCGGTCGATGGCGGCTATATCGACAATGGCCGGACGGGCGCGACCGACATCAACCGCGTGCTGACCAGCGGGTTGCGTGGCACGCTGCACTGGGACGTGGGCGATGGCTGGCAGGCCGAACTGGGCGGCGGAGGCCAGTCGATCGTCGCGCGCGATGCACAATATGTGATGAGCGAGGACGTGCTGGTCAGCCGCGCGGCGATCGCGCAACCCTCCTGGAGCGACATGGCGTTCGGTCGTCTGCTGTTGACGAAATATTGGGGCGACGGCCTGCAATTCGTGTCGGCGACCGGGCTGGTCCGGGGAGCCTCGTTCGAGCGGTTCGACGCCAGCATGCTGGGTGCGGGCCTGGCCTATCAACTCGATGGATCGAAGACCCTGTTCACGCATGAAAGCCGCCTGTCGCGGCGGCTGGCAGGCGGCGGCTCCTGGGTCGTCGGCATCAATCTGGTGTCCGACCAGTCGGTGATGGGGCGTACGCTGACCGCCAGACAGGGGGTGCGACCGGTGATCGGCGTGACCAACCTGACGCGCAGCGGCGCGATCTTCGGCGAGGCGACGCATCCGCTGAGCGCTCGGCTGTCGCTGACGCTGGGCGGGCGGGTGACGGCGGCGCGGGTCGATGGCGAACCCTCGATCCGGCCGCGCAGCGCCAATTACGTCCGGGGGCGCTCGACCACGCGGGTCGATCCGACCTTCGGCTTTTCCTGGGTGATGGCCCCGGCCTGGAGCCTGTTCGGTCGCTATCAGTCGGGGTTCCGCACCGGCGGTCTGGCGGTCGCGGCGGGCGTGGGGCGGGTCGCCAATTTCGAATCCGACTCTATCCATATGGTCGAGTTCGGCGTCCGCCGTCTGCGACGCGGGCCGACCGGGCTGTCCGCCTCGCTCAGCCTGTCGCACGCCCGCTGGACCGCGATCCAGGCCGATCTGCTCAACCGATCGGGGCAGCCGGTGACCAGCAATATCGGCGACGCACGGGTCGATGCGCTGGAAGGCTGGGCCGAATGGGTGCCGCAGCGCGACTGGCACCTGACCGGGGCGGTCTTCGTGACGGACAACGAGGTGACCGGCGCCACCGCCGCGCTCAGCCGGGCGAAGAACCGGCGGCTGCCCGAAACGCCCAGCGTCTCGGCCCGGCTGGGTGTGGCGCGCGATTTCCGGGTGTCGCCCGAACTGATCCTGTCGGCGCGGGGGGAGGCCAGCTTCGTCGGGCCGTCGGTGCTCGGCGTCGGCGACATGTTCGACGTGCAGCAGGGCGGCTATGGCATCGGCAACCTGTCGCTGACCGCGCGCAAAGGCCGCTATTCGCTGGCTGCCACGCTCGACAACATCCTGGACGAGCGGGGCAATCGCTTCGCCTATGGCAATCCGTTCCTGCTGGGTCGGCGCAACGTCTCCACCCCGGTCAGGCCGAGGACGTTCGGGGTGCGGATGGGCGTCGATCTGTGA
- a CDS encoding polysaccharide pyruvyl transferase family protein: protein MTGDVIEHQRTLLHELYRRHVRPGEAYALVDFPDHPNVGDSAIWLGEMACLHHIGAGGPAYICRWDDFDEAALRDACPHGPILIHGGGNLGDIWPHHQHFRETILARFRDRRVVQLPQSIHFRDETQRDRFAKVGTEHPDFHLHVRDTASLALAERHFDCPTTLAPDSAFGLGAVARPADPDCACLMLLRSDAERAERDDAPLSGIRGSVMLDWLEEPPVATDDPLARSRIRVERGLRLLARGETVVTDRLHGHILALLLGIPHVVLDNDYGKVGAYIATWTQASPLVRRARSPLEVAAMVAG, encoded by the coding sequence ATGACCGGCGACGTCATCGAACACCAGCGGACGTTGCTGCACGAGCTATATCGTCGCCATGTCCGACCGGGCGAAGCTTACGCGCTGGTCGACTTTCCCGATCATCCCAATGTCGGGGACAGCGCGATCTGGCTGGGGGAGATGGCCTGTCTGCATCACATCGGCGCGGGCGGTCCGGCCTATATCTGCCGCTGGGACGATTTCGACGAGGCGGCGCTGCGGGACGCCTGCCCCCACGGTCCGATCCTGATCCATGGCGGCGGCAATCTGGGCGATATCTGGCCGCATCACCAGCATTTCCGTGAGACGATACTGGCTCGTTTCCGCGACCGCCGGGTGGTTCAGCTTCCCCAGTCGATCCATTTCCGCGACGAAACCCAGCGCGACCGTTTCGCGAAGGTGGGGACCGAGCATCCCGACTTTCACCTCCATGTCCGCGACACCGCCAGCCTCGCACTGGCGGAACGGCATTTCGACTGCCCGACGACGCTTGCGCCAGACTCCGCCTTCGGCCTCGGCGCGGTTGCCCGCCCCGCCGATCCGGATTGCGCCTGCCTGATGCTGCTGCGCTCCGACGCCGAACGGGCGGAGCGCGATGATGCGCCGCTCTCGGGCATCAGGGGAAGCGTCATGCTCGACTGGCTGGAGGAGCCGCCGGTCGCCACCGACGATCCGCTCGCCCGGTCGCGTATCCGCGTCGAGCGCGGGCTTCGCCTGTTGGCGCGGGGGGAGACGGTGGTGACCGACCGGCTGCACGGCCATATCCTGGCGCTGCTGCTCGGCATTCCGCATGTCGTCCTGGACAATGATTATGGCAAGGTCGGTGCCTATATCGCCACCTGGACGCAGGCCAGTCCGCTGGTCCGCCGGGCCCGCTCTCCGTTGGAGGTGGCGGCGATGGTGGCCGGATGA